The proteins below come from a single Kineococcus endophyticus genomic window:
- a CDS encoding HNH endonuclease, which translates to MRTLVLNAGYEPLAVVSFRRALVLVLAGKASVVLADADPVVGATVSLERPSVILLTRYVRVPRGQVVPVSRRGVLRRDHQRCAYCRGHASTVDHVMPRSRRGPDSWENLVACCVRCNNAKGDRTPEEMGWHLPFRPGPPRGASWAVRGADQADPRWDSFLATAA; encoded by the coding sequence GTGCGCACGCTCGTGCTGAACGCCGGCTACGAACCGCTCGCGGTCGTGTCCTTCCGGCGGGCCCTGGTCCTGGTGCTGGCGGGGAAGGCGTCGGTCGTCCTCGCCGACGCCGATCCCGTCGTCGGCGCCACGGTGAGCCTGGAACGCCCGTCCGTCATCCTCCTGACCCGGTACGTCCGGGTGCCGCGCGGCCAGGTCGTGCCGGTGAGCCGTCGCGGGGTCCTGCGCCGCGACCACCAGCGCTGCGCCTACTGCCGCGGCCACGCCTCGACGGTGGACCACGTGATGCCGCGCAGCCGTCGGGGCCCGGACAGCTGGGAGAACCTCGTGGCGTGCTGCGTGCGCTGCAACAACGCCAAGGGCGACCGGACGCCGGAGGAGATGGGCTGGCACCTGCCCTTCCGGCCCGGTCCGCCGCGCGGGGCGTCCTGGGCGGTGCGCGGTGCCGACCAGGCCGACCCGCGGTGGGACTCCTTCCTGGCCACGGCGGCCTGA